The following proteins are co-located in the Pseudomonas antarctica genome:
- a CDS encoding 23S rRNA (adenine(2030)-N(6))-methyltransferase RlmJ, translating to MNYRHAFHAGNHADVFKHLTLTRLIALMSRKEQPFAYLDTHAGIGLYDLQGDQANRTGEYLEGIARLWGESDLPPLTADYMRVLHEMNPDGQLRYYPGSPELARRLTRPQDRVLLNEKHPEDGVLLKDNMKGDRRVKVHLGEGWHVPRALLPVPEKRALMLIDPPFEQLDEMQRCAASLKEAVSRMRQTVAAIWYPVKDQRMLRRFYQDLAGTGAPKLLRVELLVHPLDTPNTLNGSGLAIANPPWGLEEELRELLPWLSKKLGQTQGGWQMDWLIAE from the coding sequence ATGAATTATCGTCACGCCTTTCACGCCGGCAACCACGCCGATGTCTTCAAACACCTGACCTTGACCCGCCTCATCGCCCTGATGTCGCGCAAGGAACAGCCGTTCGCCTACCTCGACACCCACGCCGGGATAGGTCTGTACGACTTGCAGGGCGACCAGGCCAACCGCACCGGTGAATACCTGGAAGGCATCGCGCGTCTGTGGGGTGAAAGCGATCTGCCGCCGCTGACCGCCGACTACATGCGCGTGCTGCACGAAATGAACCCGGATGGCCAGTTGCGTTACTACCCGGGCTCGCCGGAGCTGGCGCGCCGCCTCACGCGGCCCCAGGACCGTGTGTTGCTCAATGAGAAGCACCCGGAAGACGGCGTGCTGCTCAAGGACAACATGAAAGGTGATCGCCGGGTCAAAGTGCACCTGGGCGAGGGCTGGCATGTACCGCGTGCGCTGTTACCGGTGCCGGAGAAACGCGCACTGATGCTGATTGACCCGCCGTTTGAGCAACTCGATGAAATGCAGCGCTGCGCGGCGTCCCTCAAGGAGGCGGTCAGCCGTATGCGCCAGACCGTTGCGGCGATCTGGTATCCGGTCAAGGACCAGCGCATGTTGCGCCGCTTCTACCAGGACCTGGCTGGCACTGGTGCGCCGAAGTTACTGCGGGTGGAGTTGCTGGTGCATCCGCTGGACACGCCCAATACCCTGAACGGCTCGGGCCTGGCGATTGCCAATCCGCCGTGGGGGTTGGAGGAGGAATTGCGTGAGTTGCTGCCGTGGCTGTCCAAGAAGCTTGGCCAGACCCAGGGTGGGTGGCAGATGGATTGGCTCATCGCTGAGTAG
- the msrA gene encoding peptide-methionine (S)-S-oxide reductase MsrA has product MVLRSEILVNKNVLPTQEQALPGRETPMNLPEMHFVNGNPLLGPFVDNVEFAIFGLGCFWGAERKFWQRDGVVSTVVGYAGGYTPNPTYEEVCSGLTGHSEVVLVVFDQDKISYEELLKMFWELHNPTQGMRQGNDIGSQYRSVIYAVKPEHLEAAKASAQAYQSELTKAGLGTITTEIDEAPTVYFAEAYHQQYLAKNPQGYCGIGGTGVTCPI; this is encoded by the coding sequence ATGGTCTTGCGCTCGGAAATTCTGGTGAACAAAAACGTGCTGCCTACTCAAGAACAAGCTTTGCCTGGCCGTGAAACGCCGATGAATCTGCCGGAAATGCATTTCGTCAACGGCAACCCATTGCTGGGCCCATTTGTCGACAACGTAGAGTTCGCGATTTTCGGCCTGGGTTGCTTCTGGGGCGCGGAGCGCAAATTCTGGCAGCGCGACGGCGTGGTCAGCACCGTCGTCGGGTACGCCGGCGGCTACACGCCGAACCCGACGTACGAAGAAGTCTGCTCGGGCCTGACCGGCCACAGCGAAGTGGTACTGGTGGTGTTTGACCAAGACAAGATCAGCTATGAAGAACTGCTGAAAATGTTCTGGGAACTGCACAACCCCACCCAAGGGATGCGCCAGGGCAATGACATCGGCAGCCAATACCGTTCGGTGATCTACGCGGTCAAACCTGAACATCTGGAGGCGGCGAAGGCCAGTGCCCAGGCGTATCAGAGTGAGCTGACCAAGGCCGGGCTGGGCACCATCACCACAGAAATCGACGAAGCGCCGACGGTGTATTTCGCCGAGGCGTACCACCAGCAGTACCTGGCGAAGAATCCGCAGGGCTATTGCGGCATCGGTGGCACGGGCGTGACGTGCCCGATCTAA
- the aceF gene encoding dihydrolipoyllysine-residue acetyltransferase — MSELIRVPDIGSGEGEVIELFVKVGDTVEADQSILTLESDKASMEIPAPKAGVVKSLKVKLGDRLKEGDELLELEIEGAADAAPAAAPAAAAAPAPAAEKPAAAEAPAAPAAAPAAATVQDIHVPDIGSSGKAKIIELLVKVGDTVEADQSLITLESDKASMEIPSPAAGVVESIAVKLEDEVGTGDFILKLKVQGAAAPAAPAPAAAPAAKAEAAPAAAAPAPAAKAEAAPAPAAAAPAPSGAKVHAGPAVRQLAREFGVELNAVSATGPHGRVLKEDVQVYVKAMMQKAKEAPAAGGATGGAGIPPIPVVDFSRFGETEEVPMTRLMQIGASSLHRSWLNIPHVTQFDQADITDLEAFRVAQKAVAEKAGVKLTVLPLLLKACAHLLKELPDFNSSLAPSGKAIIRKKYVNIGFAVDTPDGLLVPVIKNVDQKSLLQLAAEAAALAAKARDKKLTADDMQGACFTISSLGHIGGTGFTPIVNAPEVAILGVSKATIQPVWDGKAFQPKLMLPLSLSYDHRVINGAAAARFTQRLSQLLNDIRTILL; from the coding sequence GTGAGCGAACTCATTCGCGTACCTGACATCGGCAGCGGTGAAGGTGAAGTAATCGAGCTGTTTGTGAAGGTCGGCGACACAGTCGAAGCCGACCAGAGCATTCTGACCCTCGAATCGGACAAGGCGAGCATGGAAATCCCTGCTCCCAAGGCCGGCGTGGTCAAGAGCCTGAAAGTGAAGCTGGGCGATCGCCTGAAAGAAGGCGACGAACTGCTGGAGCTGGAAATCGAAGGTGCCGCTGATGCGGCCCCTGCGGCAGCGCCTGCTGCCGCTGCTGCACCTGCACCGGCTGCTGAAAAGCCTGCCGCCGCCGAGGCTCCCGCCGCACCGGCTGCTGCACCGGCCGCTGCCACTGTTCAGGACATTCACGTTCCGGACATCGGTTCGTCGGGCAAGGCCAAGATCATCGAGCTGCTGGTCAAGGTCGGCGACACCGTCGAAGCCGACCAGTCGCTGATCACCCTGGAGTCCGACAAGGCCTCCATGGAAATCCCTTCGCCGGCTGCCGGCGTGGTGGAAAGCATTGCGGTCAAGCTGGAAGACGAAGTCGGCACTGGCGACTTCATCCTCAAGCTGAAAGTACAAGGCGCTGCTGCCCCGGCTGCTCCGGCACCGGCTGCCGCACCTGCGGCCAAAGCTGAAGCGGCTCCGGCCGCTGCCGCCCCTGCACCTGCTGCAAAAGCCGAGGCCGCACCGGCCCCTGCGGCTGCCGCACCTGCGCCAAGCGGTGCCAAAGTTCACGCCGGCCCTGCCGTGCGTCAACTGGCCCGTGAATTCGGCGTTGAGCTGAATGCCGTATCGGCCACTGGCCCTCACGGTCGTGTGCTGAAGGAAGACGTGCAGGTTTACGTCAAAGCCATGATGCAGAAGGCCAAGGAAGCTCCGGCTGCCGGCGGCGCTACTGGCGGTGCTGGCATTCCACCGATCCCGGTCGTGGACTTCAGCCGCTTCGGCGAAACCGAAGAAGTGCCGATGACCCGCCTGATGCAAATCGGCGCGTCGAGCCTGCACCGCAGCTGGCTGAACATTCCGCACGTGACCCAGTTCGACCAGGCCGACATCACCGACCTGGAAGCTTTCCGCGTTGCGCAGAAAGCCGTGGCCGAAAAAGCCGGTGTGAAACTGACCGTGCTGCCACTGCTGCTCAAGGCCTGTGCGCACCTGCTCAAGGAGCTGCCGGACTTCAACAGTTCGCTGGCGCCAAGCGGCAAGGCGATCATTCGCAAGAAATACGTGAACATTGGCTTTGCCGTCGACACCCCGGATGGCCTGCTGGTACCGGTCATCAAGAACGTCGACCAGAAGAGCCTGCTGCAACTCGCTGCCGAAGCGGCTGCGCTGGCTGCCAAGGCCCGCGACAAGAAGCTCACCGCAGACGACATGCAGGGCGCGTGCTTCACCATCTCCAGCCTCGGTCACATTGGCGGCACTGGCTTCACGCCAATCGTCAACGCGCCGGAAGTGGCGATCCTGGGTGTTTCCAAGGCCACTATCCAGCCTGTATGGGACGGTAAAGCGTTCCAGCCGAAGCTGATGTTGCCGCTGTCGTTGTCCTACGATCACCGTGTGATCAACGGCGCTGCCGCTGCACGTTTCACGCAGCGTTTGAGCCAACTGCTGAACGACATCCGCACCATCCTGCTGTAA
- a CDS encoding putative bifunctional diguanylate cyclase/phosphodiesterase, with amino-acid sequence MKSQPDVARMAAEVVTQLPVPSRLGMLRFERLNEASWALLYLDPNCERQFGLPAVELCALVGTPYASLMEPQARYQLHDAIQQQLTQSPHYLVRYTLHTSDGPLSLLEMGEAYKQHNRHLVRGYLMVVDGLFSEIPAPAPTADLENQNSRLQIALELNQRAQQEQLQHLERVRAQQELILLLARQRYTTPNSLQEAAELITRSACDIYQIDCASIWNLEGQRLVPISAYHRADQQHHLPEAIDASGFPDYLEALHSSRAIDATHAMRDPRTREMAESLRAKDIHAMLDASIRVDGQVIGVLCLEQSGSSRAWQADEIAFAGELADQFAQVINNHNRRTATSALHLFQRAVEQSANAFLLVNCDGVVEYVNPSFTAITQYSAEEVHGHRLAQLPALENLSELLFDAPSSLAKSNSWQGEFKSRRKNLEPYWGQLSISKVYGDNRELTHYIGIYEDITQTKLAQQRIERLAYTDNLTNLGNRPAFIRNLDERFARDSDSPISLLLVDIDNFKRINDSLGHQTGDKLLISLARRLRNSLSAGGSLARFASNEFAVLLDDADLESGQLVASQLLATLDKPMFVDNQLISVTGSVGLACAPLHGRDPQTLMRNAGLALHKAKANGKHQVQVFTEALNAEASYKLFVENNLRRALTQNELDVFYQPKLCLRSGRLLGMEALLRWNHPEKGMIRPDQFISVAEETGLIIPIGKWIARQACRMSKQLSAAGMGNLQVAINLSPKQFSDPDLVASIATILKEEQLPANLLELELTEGLLLEATEDTRLQLDQLKSFGLTLAMDDFGTGYSSLSYLKKFPIDIIKIDRSFIHEIPDNQDDMEITSAVIAMAHNLKLKVVAEGVETCEQLAFLRRHRCDVGQGYLFDRPIPGAELLEKLKRYPRGPIA; translated from the coding sequence ATGAAAAGCCAACCCGATGTCGCCCGTATGGCGGCCGAGGTAGTGACGCAGTTACCGGTGCCTTCGCGCCTCGGTATGCTGCGTTTCGAGCGGCTTAATGAGGCAAGCTGGGCCTTGCTGTACCTCGACCCCAATTGCGAGCGCCAATTCGGCCTGCCGGCAGTCGAACTGTGCGCGCTGGTCGGCACCCCCTACGCCAGCCTGATGGAACCTCAGGCGCGCTATCAACTGCACGACGCGATCCAGCAGCAACTGACCCAGAGTCCGCATTACCTGGTGCGCTACACCCTGCACACCAGCGACGGCCCCCTGAGCCTGTTGGAGATGGGCGAGGCTTACAAACAACACAATCGTCACCTGGTGCGCGGCTACCTGATGGTGGTCGACGGGCTGTTCAGCGAAATCCCCGCCCCCGCGCCAACCGCCGACCTGGAAAACCAGAACAGCCGCCTGCAGATCGCACTGGAGCTCAATCAGCGCGCCCAACAGGAACAGTTGCAGCACCTGGAACGGGTGCGCGCTCAACAGGAGCTGATCCTGCTGCTGGCACGCCAGCGCTACACCACACCCAACTCGCTGCAAGAAGCCGCCGAGCTGATCACCCGCAGTGCGTGCGACATCTACCAGATCGACTGCGCGAGTATCTGGAACCTTGAGGGCCAGCGCCTGGTGCCGATCTCGGCCTACCACCGCGCCGACCAACAGCATCATCTGCCCGAAGCGATCGACGCCAGTGGTTTCCCGGACTATCTGGAAGCCCTGCATTCGAGCCGCGCGATCGACGCCACCCATGCGATGCGTGACCCACGCACCCGGGAAATGGCCGAGAGCCTGCGCGCCAAGGATATACACGCGATGCTCGACGCGAGCATCCGCGTTGATGGCCAAGTCATCGGCGTGCTATGCCTGGAACAGAGCGGCAGCTCACGCGCCTGGCAGGCCGATGAGATCGCCTTTGCCGGCGAGCTGGCAGACCAGTTCGCGCAAGTGATCAACAACCACAACCGCCGCACCGCCACCAGCGCGCTGCACCTGTTCCAGCGTGCGGTTGAGCAAAGCGCCAACGCGTTTTTGCTGGTCAACTGTGACGGCGTGGTGGAGTACGTCAACCCGAGCTTTACCGCAATCACCCAGTACAGCGCCGAAGAAGTCCATGGCCACCGCCTGGCGCAATTGCCGGCCCTGGAAAATCTCAGCGAACTGCTATTCGACGCGCCGTCGAGCCTGGCCAAGAGCAACAGCTGGCAGGGTGAATTCAAGAGCCGGCGCAAAAACCTGGAACCCTACTGGGGCCAGCTGTCGATCTCCAAGGTGTATGGGGACAACCGTGAGCTGACCCACTACATCGGCATCTACGAAGACATCACCCAGACCAAGCTGGCCCAGCAACGCATTGAACGCCTGGCGTACACCGACAACCTGACCAACCTGGGCAACCGCCCGGCGTTTATCCGCAACCTTGATGAACGCTTTGCCCGCGACAGCGACAGCCCGATCAGCCTGCTGCTGGTAGACATCGATAACTTCAAGCGGATCAACGACAGCCTCGGCCACCAGACCGGCGACAAGCTGCTGATCAGCCTGGCCCGCCGCCTGCGCAACAGCCTGAGTGCCGGTGGCAGCCTGGCGCGGTTTGCCAGTAACGAGTTTGCGGTGTTGCTTGACGACGCTGATCTGGAGAGTGGCCAACTGGTCGCCAGCCAGTTGTTGGCAACCCTCGACAAGCCGATGTTCGTCGACAACCAGTTGATCAGTGTCACCGGCTCCGTGGGCCTGGCTTGCGCGCCATTACACGGCCGTGACCCGCAGACCCTGATGCGTAACGCCGGGCTCGCCCTGCACAAGGCCAAGGCCAACGGCAAGCACCAGGTGCAGGTGTTTACCGAGGCCCTGAATGCCGAGGCCAGTTACAAGCTGTTCGTCGAAAACAACCTGCGCCGCGCCCTGACCCAGAACGAGCTGGACGTGTTCTACCAGCCCAAGCTGTGCCTGCGCAGCGGCCGCTTGCTGGGCATGGAAGCGCTGTTACGCTGGAACCATCCGGAAAAGGGCATGATCCGCCCCGATCAATTTATCAGCGTGGCTGAAGAGACCGGCCTGATCATTCCTATCGGCAAATGGATCGCGCGCCAGGCCTGCCGTATGAGCAAGCAGTTGAGCGCCGCCGGCATGGGTAATTTGCAGGTGGCGATCAACTTGTCGCCCAAGCAATTCTCCGACCCGGACCTTGTGGCGTCGATCGCCACGATCCTCAAGGAGGAACAGCTGCCGGCCAATCTGCTGGAGCTGGAGCTGACCGAAGGCTTGCTGCTGGAAGCCACCGAAGACACGCGCCTGCAGCTGGATCAATTGAAGAGCTTTGGCCTGACCCTGGCCATGGATGACTTCGGTACCGGCTACTCGTCGCTGAGCTATTTGAAAAAATTCCCCATCGACATCATCAAGATCGATCGCAGCTTTATCCACGAAATTCCGGATAACCAGGACGACATGGAAATCACCTCAGCGGTGATCGCCATGGCCCACAACCTCAAACTCAAGGTGGTGGCCGAAGGCGTCGAAACCTGCGAGCAACTGGCGTTCCTGCGCCGGCACCGCTGCGATGTGGGCCAAGGCTACCTGTTCGACCGGCCGATCCCCGGTGCAGAGCTGCTGGAGAAGCTTAAACGCTATCCGCGCGGGCCAATCGCCTGA
- a CDS encoding DUF4123 domain-containing protein → MRHALAPRAWLAQRPLLPNEQMFVVLSGTSDAKPFAAWQAMAAGAPPRAIWAGTAYAQWSEVMPYVGLIEPGSPFLDWVATTESMDWGWLAVSSSPPETVLAHLQSLTKVFAHNDQAVFLRFWDAAQFLPIVRTLGEEAGSVLPVFQRYLINGQPLTVATGPVTAAKASPWWRVPESLLEHLAARSPHVLIDNLLQWLEEQRPDLYTAFKPATLRHKVAYFARRPDISHEALAEDLASALS, encoded by the coding sequence ATGCGTCACGCTTTGGCGCCACGCGCTTGGCTGGCTCAACGCCCTTTGCTACCCAATGAGCAGATGTTTGTGGTGCTGAGTGGAACCAGCGACGCCAAGCCCTTTGCCGCTTGGCAAGCCATGGCTGCCGGCGCGCCGCCCCGGGCGATCTGGGCAGGCACAGCCTACGCGCAGTGGAGCGAGGTAATGCCTTATGTTGGGCTCATCGAGCCCGGCAGTCCCTTCCTCGACTGGGTCGCAACCACCGAATCAATGGATTGGGGCTGGCTGGCGGTTTCATCCAGCCCGCCGGAAACAGTGCTCGCGCACCTGCAAAGCTTGACCAAGGTGTTTGCGCACAATGACCAGGCAGTGTTTTTGCGCTTCTGGGATGCTGCTCAGTTTCTACCGATTGTGCGCACCCTGGGTGAGGAGGCCGGGAGCGTATTGCCGGTGTTCCAGCGGTATCTGATCAATGGCCAACCGCTGACCGTTGCGACTGGCCCAGTCACCGCCGCCAAAGCCAGCCCCTGGTGGCGAGTGCCGGAATCGTTGCTGGAGCATCTGGCAGCGCGATCGCCCCACGTGCTGATCGATAACCTGCTGCAATGGCTCGAGGAACAGCGCCCTGACCTGTACACCGCCTTTAAGCCGGCGACGTTGCGGCACAAGGTCGCCTACTTCGCGCGCAGGCCGGACATCAGCCATGAAGCGCTGGCCGAGGACCTCGCCTCAGCGTTGAGTTGA
- a CDS encoding O-acetylhomoserine aminocarboxypropyltransferase/cysteine synthase family protein, whose protein sequence is MKDATIALHHGFKSDPTTKAVAVPIYQNVAFEFDNAQHGADLFNLDVPGNIYTRIMNPTNDVLEQRLAALEGGIAALAVSAGSAAIHYAIQTLTRAGDNIVTTPQLYGGTYTLFAHLLPSFGVDVRFARNDSAEAIAELIDDNTKLVYCESIGNPAGNIIDIEALAEVAHARGVPLMVDNTVATPILCKPIQFGADIVVHSVTKYVGGHGNSLGGVIVDSGTFPWSQYPEKFPGLNQPEPAYHGVVYTEKFGPAAFIARARTVPLRNTGAALAPMNAFLLLQGLETLALRMERHTENALKVAQFLQGHTEVEWVSYAGLPEHPHHALAQKYMQGKPSAILSFGLKGGYGAGVRFYDALQIFKRLVNIGDAKSLACHPASTTHRQMNEQEQAKAGVKPEMIRLSVGIEAIEDLIEDLQQALGSTQR, encoded by the coding sequence ATGAAAGACGCCACTATTGCACTGCATCACGGCTTCAAATCGGACCCGACCACCAAGGCTGTCGCTGTGCCGATCTACCAGAACGTCGCCTTCGAATTCGATAACGCCCAACATGGCGCCGACCTCTTCAACCTGGACGTACCCGGCAACATCTACACGCGCATCATGAACCCTACCAACGATGTGCTGGAACAGCGTCTCGCCGCGCTTGAAGGCGGCATTGCGGCCCTGGCCGTTTCGGCCGGCAGCGCGGCGATCCACTACGCGATCCAGACCCTGACCCGCGCCGGTGACAATATCGTCACCACCCCGCAACTCTATGGCGGCACCTACACCCTGTTCGCCCACCTGCTGCCGAGTTTTGGCGTCGATGTGCGTTTCGCCCGCAACGACTCTGCCGAAGCCATCGCCGAACTGATCGACGACAACACCAAGCTGGTGTACTGCGAAAGCATCGGTAACCCGGCCGGCAATATCATCGACATTGAAGCCCTGGCGGAAGTCGCCCACGCCCGGGGCGTCCCGTTGATGGTGGACAACACCGTGGCCACGCCGATCCTGTGCAAGCCGATCCAGTTCGGTGCCGACATCGTGGTGCACTCAGTGACGAAATACGTCGGCGGCCATGGCAACTCATTGGGCGGGGTAATCGTCGACAGCGGCACCTTCCCCTGGTCCCAATACCCGGAGAAATTTCCCGGCCTCAACCAACCCGAGCCGGCCTACCACGGCGTGGTCTACACCGAAAAATTCGGCCCTGCCGCCTTCATCGCCCGCGCCCGTACCGTGCCGTTGCGCAATACCGGCGCAGCCCTCGCACCGATGAACGCGTTCCTTTTGCTGCAAGGTCTGGAAACCCTGGCCCTGCGCATGGAGCGCCATACCGAGAACGCGCTGAAAGTCGCGCAATTCCTGCAAGGCCACACCGAGGTGGAATGGGTCAGCTACGCCGGGTTGCCGGAGCACCCGCACCACGCACTGGCGCAAAAATACATGCAGGGCAAACCCTCGGCGATCCTGTCCTTTGGCTTAAAGGGCGGCTATGGCGCTGGCGTGCGCTTCTACGACGCCCTGCAAATCTTCAAACGCCTGGTGAATATCGGCGACGCCAAATCACTGGCCTGCCACCCCGCGTCCACGACTCACCGACAGATGAACGAGCAGGAACAGGCCAAGGCAGGCGTGAAGCCGGAGATGATTCGCCTGTCAGTGGGCATCGAGGCAATTGAGGACCTGATCGAAGACCTGCAGCAGGCATTGGGTTCAACTCAACGCTGA